In the Panthera uncia isolate 11264 chromosome D2, Puncia_PCG_1.0, whole genome shotgun sequence genome, one interval contains:
- the GNG4 gene encoding guanine nucleotide-binding protein G(I)/G(S)/G(O) subunit gamma-4 — protein MKEGMSNNSNTSISQARKAVEQLKMEACMDRVKVSQAAADLLAYCEAHVREDPLIIPVPASENPFREKKFFCTIL, from the exons ATGAAAGAAGGCATGTCGAATAACAGTAATACCAGCATCTCCCAAGCGCGGAAGGCCGTCGAGCAGCTTAAGATGGAAGCCTGTATGGACAGGGTGAAG GTCTCCCAGGCAGCTGCGGACCTCCTGGCCTACTGCGAAGCCCACGTACGCGAAGACCCTCTCATCATACCGGTGCCTGCGTCAGAAAACCCCTTCCGAGAGAAGAAGTTCTTTTGTACCATTCTCTGA